From the genome of Bradyrhizobium elkanii USDA 76, one region includes:
- a CDS encoding iron-sulfur cluster assembly scaffold protein: MLNDIYNKRIIELAGNIPRLGRLADPDASATAHSKLCGSTVKVDLKMDGPVVTDFAHDVKACALGQASSSIMASQVVGSTADELRELRETVRKMLKENGRPPQGGKWADIALLEPVRDYKARHASTLLTFDAVVDAIGQIEAKAKQPA; this comes from the coding sequence ATGCTGAACGACATTTACAACAAGCGGATCATCGAGTTGGCCGGCAATATTCCGCGCCTCGGACGGCTTGCCGACCCGGACGCCAGCGCCACCGCCCACTCCAAATTGTGCGGTTCGACCGTCAAGGTCGACCTCAAGATGGACGGTCCCGTGGTGACGGACTTCGCCCATGATGTGAAGGCCTGTGCGCTCGGCCAGGCCTCCTCCTCGATCATGGCAAGCCAGGTGGTGGGCTCGACCGCGGACGAGTTGCGCGAATTGCGCGAGACGGTCCGCAAGATGCTGAAGGAAAACGGCCGGCCCCCGCAGGGCGGCAAATGGGCCGATATCGCGCTGCTTGAGCCGGTGCGCGACTACAAGGCCCGCCATGCCTCGACCTTGCTGACCTTCGATGCCGTGGTCGATGCGATCGGCCAGATCGAGGCCAAGGCGAAGCAGCCGGCGTAA
- the folE gene encoding GTP cyclohydrolase I FolE, producing MDALIKSIRPNKPADAKPGELDPSEFMTAAVRADQPRPSRAEAEDAVKTLLAYIGENTGREGLLDTPRRVVEAYDELYQGYHQCPAEVLNRTFGETAGYDDFVLVRDIEFTSQCEHHMMPFYGKAHIAYTPVERVVGLSKLARLTDIFARRLQTQEHLTAQVAAAIDEVLKPRGVAVLIEAEHTCMSVRGVAKHGASTFTSRFTGMFRDNPAEQQRFLSLVRGPNR from the coding sequence ATGGACGCCTTGATCAAATCGATTCGCCCCAACAAGCCGGCCGACGCGAAGCCCGGCGAGCTCGACCCCTCAGAATTCATGACGGCGGCCGTTCGTGCCGATCAGCCGCGCCCGTCGCGGGCGGAGGCGGAGGACGCCGTCAAGACGCTGCTCGCCTATATCGGCGAGAACACGGGCCGCGAGGGCCTGCTCGACACGCCGCGCCGGGTCGTCGAGGCCTATGACGAACTTTATCAGGGCTACCACCAGTGCCCGGCCGAGGTGCTGAACCGCACCTTCGGCGAGACCGCCGGCTACGACGATTTCGTCCTCGTCCGCGACATCGAGTTCACCTCGCAGTGCGAGCATCACATGATGCCGTTCTACGGCAAGGCGCATATTGCCTATACGCCGGTGGAGCGCGTCGTCGGCCTCTCCAAGCTGGCGCGGCTGACCGACATCTTCGCCCGCCGTCTGCAGACCCAGGAGCATCTCACCGCGCAGGTCGCGGCTGCGATCGACGAGGTGCTGAAGCCCCGCGGCGTTGCCGTGCTGATCGAGGCGGAGCATACCTGCATGTCGGTGCGCGGCGTTGCCAAGCATGGTGCATCGACCTTCACGAGCCGCTTCACCGGGATGTTCCGCGACAATCCGGCGGAGCAGCAGCGTTTCCTGTCCCTGGTGCGAGGACCGAACCGGTAA
- the hisI gene encoding phosphoribosyl-AMP cyclohydrolase has protein sequence MSAATHDHDREEGLAFQPKFDAAGLVTCVATDAATGDVLMVAHMNDEALRKTIATGEGWYFSRSRNALWRKGESSGQTQRVVEIRMDCDQDAVWIKVEQIGAACHTGRRSCFYRAVKDEDGHVSLSFVDAEQLFDPAQVYRK, from the coding sequence GTGTCCGCAGCGACCCACGATCACGACCGCGAGGAGGGGCTGGCCTTCCAGCCCAAATTCGACGCGGCAGGTCTTGTGACCTGCGTCGCGACCGATGCCGCGACCGGCGATGTGCTGATGGTCGCGCACATGAACGACGAAGCCCTGCGCAAGACGATCGCGACCGGCGAAGGCTGGTACTTCAGCCGCTCGCGCAATGCGCTGTGGCGCAAGGGCGAGAGCTCGGGCCAGACCCAGCGCGTGGTCGAGATCCGGATGGATTGCGATCAGGACGCGGTGTGGATCAAGGTCGAGCAGATCGGCGCCGCCTGCCACACCGGACGGCGCTCCTGCTTCTATCGGGCGGTGAAGGACGAGGATGGCCATGTCAGCCTGTCCTTTGTCGACGCCGAGCAGCTGTTCGATCCGGCGCAGGTCTATCGCAAATAG
- a CDS encoding c-type cytochrome — translation MAARVLACAPCHGAEGEGTSDAYFPRLAGKPEGYLYNQLIAFRDGRRKYPPMNYLLEFQTDDYLKKIAEYFASLRPAFPPPVPPVDSKEILARGEEIVKNGDPQHGIPPCSACHGSTLGGMEPGIPGLLGLRAAYISGQLGGWRYGTRTAFAPDCMQIVASLLTEDDVKAVAAYLSSRPAPADPSFAPRGSLPMPLKCGSEPH, via the coding sequence ATGGCCGCGCGCGTCCTTGCCTGTGCACCTTGTCACGGCGCCGAAGGCGAGGGCACCAGCGACGCCTATTTCCCGCGGCTGGCCGGCAAGCCGGAGGGCTATCTCTACAACCAGCTCATCGCATTCCGGGATGGACGGCGGAAATATCCGCCGATGAACTATCTGCTGGAGTTTCAGACCGACGATTACCTGAAGAAGATTGCCGAATATTTCGCCTCGCTCAGGCCGGCATTTCCGCCGCCGGTCCCGCCGGTCGACAGCAAGGAGATTCTGGCGCGCGGCGAGGAGATCGTGAAGAACGGCGATCCGCAGCACGGCATTCCGCCCTGTTCGGCCTGCCATGGTTCCACATTGGGCGGCATGGAGCCCGGCATTCCCGGCCTGCTTGGCCTGCGCGCGGCCTATATCAGCGGCCAGCTCGGCGGCTGGCGCTACGGCACGCGGACTGCGTTCGCTCCCGATTGCATGCAGATCGTCGCGAGCCTGCTGACGGAGGACGACGTGAAGGCGGTGGCAGCCTACCTGTCATCGCGTCCGGCGCCAGCCGATCCATCCTTCGCGCCGCGGGGCAGCCTTCCGATGCCGCTCAAATGCGGCAGCGAACCGCATTGA
- a CDS encoding c-type cytochrome, whose amino-acid sequence MSRTLTGLLVGLMLALSPIGASAQQKAADPAVLAKGEYLARAGDCIACHTAREGKTFAGGLPMKTPFGTLYTSNITPDPQTGIGTWTSDQFYQMMHNGRFPDGGLVYPAMPFASYTKVTREDSDAIYAYLRTVPPVRQLNKPHDLTFPFNNRSLILGWRTLFFREGEFKPDPTKSAEWNRGNYLVEGLGHCGMCHTPINALGGSKQSQAFEGGLIPMQNWYAPSLTSNKETGLGDWTIEEIVDYLRKGVSAKGAVYGPMAEVVYNSLQYLNDDDARAMAVYLKGLAQGGPPEKASTSLPSAESSLLLSFGKSIYDRDCASCHGAVGQGMPPDYPPLAGNQSIQMVSAVNPIRMVLNGGYPPGTSGNPMPHGMPPFAQKLSDDEVAAVVTYIRTAWGNRGEPVSARQANELRAATLN is encoded by the coding sequence ATGTCGCGAACCTTAACAGGACTGCTTGTCGGACTGATGCTGGCACTGTCGCCGATTGGGGCATCGGCGCAGCAGAAGGCGGCCGATCCGGCCGTCCTCGCCAAGGGCGAGTATCTCGCACGCGCCGGCGATTGCATCGCCTGCCACACCGCGCGCGAAGGCAAGACCTTCGCCGGCGGCCTGCCGATGAAGACGCCATTCGGCACGCTCTACACGTCGAACATCACGCCCGATCCGCAGACCGGGATCGGCACGTGGACCTCCGATCAGTTCTACCAGATGATGCACAATGGCCGCTTTCCCGATGGCGGCCTGGTCTATCCGGCGATGCCGTTCGCCTCCTATACCAAGGTGACGCGCGAGGACAGCGACGCGATCTACGCCTATTTGCGCACGGTGCCGCCGGTGAGGCAGCTCAACAAGCCGCATGACCTGACATTCCCGTTCAACAACCGCTCGCTGATCCTCGGATGGCGCACGCTGTTCTTCAGGGAAGGCGAGTTCAAGCCGGATCCGACGAAGTCGGCGGAGTGGAATAGAGGTAACTATCTGGTCGAGGGACTGGGTCATTGCGGGATGTGTCACACCCCGATCAATGCGCTCGGCGGCAGCAAGCAGTCGCAGGCCTTCGAGGGCGGCCTGATCCCGATGCAGAACTGGTACGCGCCGTCGCTGACCTCCAACAAGGAGACGGGGCTCGGCGACTGGACCATCGAGGAGATCGTCGACTATCTGCGCAAGGGCGTGTCCGCCAAGGGCGCGGTGTACGGGCCGATGGCCGAGGTCGTGTACAACAGCCTGCAATATCTCAATGATGATGATGCGCGCGCGATGGCGGTCTATCTGAAGGGCCTTGCGCAGGGCGGTCCTCCGGAAAAGGCGTCGACTTCGCTGCCGTCGGCCGAGAGCAGTCTGCTGCTGTCCTTTGGCAAGTCGATCTATGACCGCGACTGCGCAAGCTGTCATGGCGCGGTCGGGCAGGGCATGCCGCCGGATTATCCGCCGCTTGCCGGCAATCAGTCGATCCAGATGGTCTCCGCGGTAAACCCGATCCGGATGGTGCTCAATGGCGGTTATCCGCCGGGCACGTCAGGCAATCCGATGCCCCACGGCATGCCGCCCTTCGCGCAGAAGCTGTCGGATGACGAGGTCGCGGCTGTCGTGACCTACATTCGAACGGCCTGGGGCAATCGCGGCGAGCCGGTGTCGGCGCGGCAGGCCAACGAACTGCGGGCAGCAACGCTGAACTAA
- a CDS encoding b(o/a)3-type cytochrome-c oxidase subunit 1 yields the protein MLINKRLIAAHFWLAFIVFGVALVLGAWQMFVRSPLNAWHFNPEFYYRSVTAHGSAMGYVFPTLIAMGFGYAITEASLEKELVGRRWAWVGFFLVAVGAVVAMIPVSLGLASVLYTFYPPMVGNPFYYIGVVMVVVGSWIWVALMVTNFVIWKRENPGKPVPLAMYANVAGSLLWGWTAVGAALEILFQILPVALGLKSTIDAGLARVFFSWTLHAIVYFWLIPTYIAYYTIFPRAIGGRLFSDAMARISFILFVVVAMPIGVHHLFADPQVGAGFKFMHSVFTGLVALPTLLTVFTICASAEIASRLRGGRGAFGWIGALPWSNPIMLATALSLVMLGFGGAGGLINMSYQLDATVHNTQWITGHFHLIFGGAIVIMYFAIAYDLWPHLTDRALDSFALMRTQLWLWFIGMIVTTFPWHYVGILGMPRRMAYYDYANPAISPQALSVTMSAIGGFILLLSGLLFLLVLIRGQFGARGEAGAYRFAVPLHMPARIPVALNSFGLWLALMVGLTVVNYGFPIAQLMALNETSVPAVYVGAGR from the coding sequence GTGTTGATTAACAAGCGGCTGATCGCGGCGCATTTCTGGCTTGCCTTCATCGTGTTCGGCGTCGCGCTGGTGCTCGGCGCCTGGCAGATGTTCGTGCGCAGCCCGTTGAACGCCTGGCATTTCAATCCCGAGTTCTATTATCGCTCGGTCACCGCCCATGGCTCGGCGATGGGATACGTCTTCCCGACGTTGATCGCGATGGGATTCGGCTACGCGATCACCGAAGCCTCGCTCGAGAAAGAGCTGGTTGGACGGCGCTGGGCCTGGGTGGGCTTCTTCCTGGTCGCCGTCGGTGCCGTTGTCGCGATGATCCCGGTGTCGCTCGGGCTCGCCTCGGTGCTCTACACCTTCTATCCGCCGATGGTCGGCAACCCCTTCTATTACATCGGCGTCGTCATGGTCGTGGTCGGCTCATGGATCTGGGTCGCGCTGATGGTGACCAATTTCGTGATCTGGAAGCGCGAGAACCCGGGCAAGCCGGTGCCGCTTGCGATGTATGCCAATGTTGCGGGCTCATTGCTCTGGGGCTGGACCGCGGTCGGCGCGGCGCTGGAGATCCTGTTCCAGATCCTGCCCGTGGCGCTTGGGCTGAAGTCGACGATCGATGCGGGGCTGGCCCGTGTCTTCTTCTCCTGGACGCTGCATGCCATCGTCTATTTCTGGCTGATCCCGACCTACATCGCCTATTATACGATCTTTCCGCGTGCGATCGGCGGCCGGCTCTTCAGCGACGCGATGGCGCGGATTTCGTTCATCCTGTTCGTCGTGGTGGCGATGCCGATCGGCGTGCACCATCTGTTTGCCGACCCGCAGGTCGGCGCCGGATTCAAGTTCATGCACTCTGTGTTCACCGGCCTCGTCGCGCTGCCGACGCTGCTCACGGTGTTCACGATCTGCGCGTCGGCGGAGATCGCCAGCCGCCTGCGCGGCGGCCGCGGTGCATTTGGCTGGATCGGGGCGCTGCCGTGGTCCAATCCGATCATGCTGGCGACGGCGCTGTCGCTGGTCATGCTCGGCTTCGGAGGCGCCGGCGGTCTGATCAACATGAGCTATCAGCTCGACGCCACCGTGCACAACACGCAGTGGATCACCGGCCATTTTCACCTGATCTTCGGTGGCGCCATCGTCATCATGTATTTTGCCATCGCCTATGATCTGTGGCCGCATCTGACCGACCGGGCGCTGGACAGTTTTGCGCTGATGCGCACGCAGCTCTGGCTGTGGTTCATCGGCATGATCGTGACCACCTTCCCGTGGCACTATGTCGGTATTCTCGGCATGCCGCGCCGCATGGCCTATTATGACTATGCCAACCCGGCGATCTCGCCGCAGGCCTTGTCGGTCACGATGTCGGCAATCGGCGGATTCATCCTGTTGCTGTCGGGCCTGCTGTTCCTGCTGGTGTTGATCCGCGGGCAGTTCGGCGCGCGGGGCGAGGCTGGTGCGTACCGCTTCGCGGTGCCGTTGCACATGCCGGCGCGGATTCCGGTCGCGCTCAACTCGTTCGGCCTGTGGCTCGCATTGATGGTCGGCCTCACCGTGGTGAACTATGGTTTCCCGATTGCGCAGCTGATGGCGCTGAACGAGACCAGCGTGCCTGCGGTCTATGTCGGAGCAGGCCGATGA
- a CDS encoding c-type cytochrome: protein MSDQPLFSLRNPWFGASVGITAAIAVLSAVAGLIWLPLAQPNLKLAGVWDAICSAAGVPRAAVQEPGIKPDFKTSNVIMTSEMLTKVNQVSIGRGATLAQRCAICHGPQGVSDAHSPNLAGQFAAVTYKELNDFKTGARVSVVMSPFAAAMSDQDMKDVAAYYAYLPRVPSNNLDTGRPAPAIVVTGAPMRNIAPCGSCHGDVDNKAGSPWLGGQSAVYIKAQLEAFASGARRNDISQQMRNIARQMTAEEIDQVAHYYEAQP from the coding sequence ATGAGCGACCAGCCGCTGTTCTCGCTTCGCAATCCGTGGTTCGGCGCCAGCGTCGGCATCACGGCCGCCATCGCCGTGTTGTCGGCCGTCGCAGGCCTGATCTGGTTGCCGCTGGCGCAACCCAATTTGAAGCTTGCCGGCGTCTGGGATGCGATCTGCAGCGCGGCCGGCGTTCCGCGTGCCGCCGTGCAGGAGCCCGGCATCAAGCCGGATTTCAAGACGTCGAACGTCATCATGACGTCGGAGATGCTGACCAAGGTGAATCAGGTCTCGATCGGGCGGGGCGCGACGCTGGCGCAGCGCTGCGCGATCTGCCACGGACCGCAGGGCGTCAGCGACGCCCATTCACCGAACCTCGCCGGGCAATTTGCCGCGGTGACGTACAAGGAACTGAACGACTTCAAGACCGGCGCGCGGGTCAGCGTGGTGATGAGCCCGTTCGCGGCGGCGATGAGCGATCAGGACATGAAGGACGTCGCGGCCTATTACGCCTATCTGCCGCGGGTGCCTTCGAACAATCTGGATACCGGGCGTCCCGCGCCGGCGATCGTGGTGACGGGCGCCCCGATGCGCAACATCGCGCCTTGCGGCTCCTGCCACGGCGATGTCGACAACAAGGCGGGAAGCCCCTGGCTCGGCGGCCAGTCGGCGGTCTACATCAAGGCGCAGCTCGAGGCCTTTGCATCCGGGGCCCGCCGCAACGACATCAGTCAGCAGATGCGCAACATCGCGCGCCAGATGACGGCCGAGGAGATCGACCAGGTCGCGCACTACTACGAGGCCCAGCCCTGA
- a CDS encoding transglycosylase SLT domain-containing protein yields MAVDLFNATASAGVDPSRLKVASSIKQAAATTGTSFEYLLTTAKMESNFNPRAGATTSSAHGLYQFIDQTWLGTVKEAGSQLGYGQYADAISRNSDGSYSVGDPSARAAVMKLRDDPDAASSMAAVLTQSNSFKLTGKLGRRPTDAELYMAHFMGVGGAGKLISSAEDSPSANAAAMFPKAAAANQSIFYDKSGNARSVSQVYSVLTTRYAAAANSKDTRTAFAAAGGDTMSPYAIASAAPTQALTMDTASYLSTFPDSRSATPVAATSAVASAQPAPAFRSLYQAGDRSEPISPAVQELWGNSSSLTASATPKVRAPGRLDLFSDPSGTYSNG; encoded by the coding sequence ATGGCGGTCGACCTCTTCAATGCGACGGCTTCGGCAGGTGTCGATCCCTCGCGCCTGAAGGTCGCGAGCTCGATCAAGCAGGCGGCCGCGACCACCGGCACGAGCTTCGAATATCTGCTCACGACCGCGAAGATGGAATCCAATTTCAATCCGCGGGCCGGCGCCACGACCTCGTCGGCGCATGGACTTTATCAATTCATCGACCAGACCTGGCTCGGCACCGTCAAGGAGGCTGGAAGCCAGCTCGGCTACGGCCAGTATGCCGACGCCATCAGCAGGAATTCCGACGGCAGCTATTCGGTCGGCGATCCCTCCGCGCGCGCCGCGGTCATGAAGCTGCGCGACGATCCGGACGCGGCGTCCTCGATGGCGGCGGTGCTGACGCAGTCCAACAGCTTCAAGCTCACCGGCAAGCTCGGCCGCCGTCCGACCGATGCCGAACTTTACATGGCCCACTTCATGGGAGTCGGCGGCGCCGGCAAGCTGATCTCGAGCGCCGAGGATAGCCCGAGCGCCAATGCGGCCGCGATGTTTCCGAAGGCGGCGGCCGCCAACCAGTCGATCTTCTACGACAAGTCGGGCAACGCGCGCAGCGTCAGCCAGGTCTATTCGGTGTTGACCACGCGCTACGCCGCGGCCGCGAACTCCAAGGACACGCGCACCGCCTTCGCCGCGGCGGGCGGCGACACCATGTCGCCTTACGCGATCGCAAGCGCCGCGCCCACACAAGCGCTGACCATGGACACCGCGTCCTATCTCTCGACCTTCCCGGACTCCCGGTCGGCGACGCCCGTCGCTGCGACCTCGGCCGTCGCATCGGCGCAGCCGGCACCGGCCTTCCGCTCGCTCTACCAGGCCGGCGACCGCTCGGAGCCGATCTCGCCGGCGGTGCAGGAGCTGTGGGGCAATTCCTCCTCGCTGACCGCGTCGGCGACGCCAAAGGTTCGCGCGCCCGGACGGCTTGACCTGTTCAGCGATCCGAGCGGCACCTACAGCAACGGCTAG
- a CDS encoding DUF2336 domain-containing protein translates to MIVRQFISWIRTAPAGERAEATRALARAWLISDLTEDDRIAAEGALLMLLDDPSPLVRQAMAEVFARSADAPAAIVQALSADQPAIALPVLEHSPLLIDADLVDIVATGSDEMQCAIARRINLPASVAAAIAEVGSAAAALELIENPYAGLAPFSWDRIVERHGHLAAIRESMLQLEDLPSATRLALVAKLSDTLAQFVVARNWLGSDRADRIAGEARERSTVNIAARAFGDDMQNLIMHLRATGQLTAGLILRALLSGNLDLFGAALAELSGLPYGRVSALLNDRGGNGLQALLRRAGLPESTYAAFRVALEASHEVGYVDSGDGAARLHRRMVERVLTHCETDHSAAEPLLILLRRFATESAREDARMFCEELAAEDAIAVLPYDDDLIAA, encoded by the coding sequence ATGATCGTTCGGCAATTTATTAGTTGGATTAGGACCGCTCCAGCAGGTGAGCGAGCAGAGGCGACACGGGCGTTGGCCCGGGCCTGGCTCATCTCGGATCTCACCGAGGACGACCGCATCGCAGCCGAAGGCGCGCTGCTGATGCTGCTCGACGACCCGTCGCCGCTGGTACGGCAGGCGATGGCCGAGGTGTTCGCGCGCAGTGCGGACGCGCCTGCCGCAATCGTGCAGGCGCTGTCGGCCGACCAGCCGGCGATCGCGCTGCCGGTGCTGGAACATTCACCGCTTCTGATCGATGCCGACCTCGTCGACATCGTCGCCACCGGTTCCGACGAGATGCAATGCGCGATCGCGCGCCGCATCAACCTGCCGGCCTCCGTCGCCGCCGCGATTGCCGAGGTCGGCTCGGCGGCGGCCGCGCTCGAGCTGATCGAAAATCCTTACGCCGGCCTCGCGCCATTCTCCTGGGATCGCATCGTCGAACGCCACGGCCATCTCGCCGCCATCAGGGAATCGATGCTGCAGCTGGAAGACCTGCCGTCGGCGACGCGGCTGGCGCTGGTCGCAAAGCTCTCCGACACGCTGGCGCAGTTCGTCGTCGCGCGAAACTGGCTCGGCAGCGATCGGGCCGACCGCATCGCCGGCGAGGCCAGGGAACGCTCCACCGTGAACATCGCCGCGCGTGCCTTCGGCGATGACATGCAGAACCTGATCATGCATCTGCGCGCCACCGGGCAATTGACCGCCGGGCTGATCCTGCGCGCGCTGCTGTCGGGCAATCTCGATTTGTTTGGGGCGGCGCTCGCCGAACTGTCCGGACTGCCCTATGGCCGCGTCTCCGCGCTGTTGAACGACCGCGGCGGCAACGGCCTGCAGGCGCTGCTGCGCCGCGCCGGTCTGCCGGAATCCACCTACGCCGCGTTCCGCGTCGCGCTCGAGGCCAGCCACGAGGTCGGCTATGTCGACAGCGGCGACGGTGCGGCGCGGCTGCATCGCCGCATGGTGGAGCGGGTGCTGACGCATTGCGAGACGGACCATTCGGCGGCCGAGCCGCTCCTGATCCTGCTGCGCCGCTTCGCGACCGAATCGGCCCGCGAGGACGCGCGGATGTTCTGCGAGGAGCTCGCCGCGGAAGACGCCATCGCGGTGCTGCCTTACGACGACGATCTCATCGCGGCCTGA
- a CDS encoding Hpt domain-containing protein, translating into MAKDKPGTIEVKSFGTHHVITQPNPLRKMLLRVPESDLDDPVGRAEKALAGLSGEFKEWMTIEADRLSAAHATVLREGFSDKTREELFRAAHDIKGDAATFGYPSAAAAAESLCRIIEHAPDLGAVPPQLIAHHINAVQAIVRNRTKLDTAVVAGVLSKQLRGIADEFLTHANRDRPEHLEAILAPSIVPGE; encoded by the coding sequence ATGGCGAAAGACAAACCCGGGACGATCGAGGTCAAGAGTTTCGGCACGCACCACGTGATCACGCAGCCCAATCCGCTGCGCAAGATGCTGCTGCGCGTCCCCGAGAGCGATCTCGACGATCCGGTCGGCCGCGCCGAAAAGGCGCTCGCCGGGCTGTCGGGCGAGTTCAAGGAGTGGATGACGATCGAGGCCGACCGCCTCTCCGCCGCGCACGCCACCGTGCTGCGCGAGGGCTTCAGCGACAAGACGCGCGAGGAGCTGTTCCGCGCCGCGCATGACATCAAGGGCGACGCCGCGACATTCGGCTATCCGTCGGCCGCCGCAGCCGCGGAGAGCCTGTGCCGCATCATCGAGCACGCGCCGGATCTCGGCGCCGTGCCGCCGCAGCTGATCGCCCATCACATCAACGCCGTGCAGGCGATCGTGCGCAACCGCACCAAGCTCGACACCGCGGTCGTCGCCGGCGTGCTGAGCAAGCAGCTCCGCGGCATCGCCGATGAATTCCTGACCCACGCCAACCGCGACCGGCCCGAGCACCTCGAGGCGATCCTCGCGCCGAGCATCGTGCCCGGCGAATAG
- a CDS encoding response regulator — translation MYRIDFNKLRFLICDDNPHMRRILRTLLHSFGAREVYEAEDGATALEMYTHYVPDIVITDWSMPIFDGLELAQMIRQPESKGNPYAPIIMLTGHSEKRRVTVARDAGVTEFLAKPISAKGLYQRIMNVVANPRPFIKTKTYFGPDRRRNTTTTYIGPERRGSGEVEVLQQPSLLEKARSAI, via the coding sequence ATGTATCGCATCGATTTCAACAAGCTGCGATTTTTGATTTGCGACGACAATCCGCACATGCGCCGCATCCTGCGGACGCTCTTGCATTCGTTCGGCGCGCGCGAGGTGTATGAGGCCGAGGACGGCGCCACCGCGCTCGAGATGTATACGCACTACGTGCCCGACATCGTCATCACCGACTGGTCGATGCCGATCTTCGACGGGCTCGAGCTTGCGCAGATGATCCGGCAGCCGGAATCCAAGGGCAACCCCTACGCGCCGATCATCATGCTGACCGGGCATTCCGAGAAGCGCCGTGTCACCGTGGCGCGCGATGCCGGCGTCACCGAATTTTTGGCCAAGCCGATCTCGGCCAAGGGCCTCTACCAGCGCATCATGAACGTGGTCGCCAATCCGCGCCCGTTCATCAAGACCAAGACCTATTTCGGCCCCGACCGCCGCCGCAACACCACCACCACCTATATCGGCCCCGAACGCCGCGGCAGCGGCGAGGTCGAGGTGCTGCAACAGCCGTCGCTGCTCGAAAAGGCGCGCTCGGCCATCTAG
- a CDS encoding NAD kinase, whose protein sequence is MASSKRYDKIAFVASASAEAQSALEQLTEMYGNHPPADADVVVALGGDGLMLQTLHANMRSGKPIYGMHRGTVGFLMNEYSTHDLRTRLAAARESLINPLLMRATDIHGAVHLHHAINEVALFRQTYQVAKLRILIDEHERMPELMADGILVATPAGSTAYNLSAQGPILPINAALLALTPISAFRPRRWRGALLPNSAFVVIEVIEGEKRPVAAVADHDEVRDVRRVEVLSDKTIAMRMLFDPGHSLEERILREQFGY, encoded by the coding sequence ATGGCCAGCTCCAAGCGGTATGACAAGATCGCCTTCGTCGCCAGCGCCAGTGCGGAAGCGCAATCGGCGCTCGAGCAGCTGACGGAAATGTACGGCAACCATCCACCCGCCGATGCCGACGTCGTGGTCGCGCTCGGCGGCGACGGTTTGATGCTGCAGACGCTGCACGCCAACATGCGCAGCGGCAAGCCGATCTACGGCATGCACCGCGGCACCGTCGGCTTCCTGATGAACGAATATTCGACGCATGATCTGCGCACCCGGCTTGCCGCCGCGCGCGAGTCGCTGATCAATCCGCTGCTGATGCGCGCCACCGACATCCACGGCGCCGTGCATCTGCATCACGCCATCAACGAGGTCGCGCTGTTCCGGCAGACCTACCAGGTCGCCAAGCTGCGCATCCTGATCGACGAGCACGAGCGGATGCCCGAGCTGATGGCCGACGGCATCCTGGTGGCGACGCCGGCCGGATCGACCGCCTACAACCTCTCCGCCCAGGGGCCGATCCTGCCGATCAACGCGGCGCTGTTGGCGCTGACCCCGATCAGCGCGTTCCGGCCGCGGCGCTGGCGCGGCGCGCTGCTGCCGAATTCCGCCTTCGTGGTGATCGAGGTGATCGAGGGCGAGAAGCGCCCGGTCGCCGCGGTCGCCGACCATGACGAGGTGCGCGACGTCCGCCGGGTTGAGGTGTTGTCCGACAAGACGATCGCGATGCGGATGCTGTTCGATCCCGGCCACTCGCTGGAAGAACGCATCCTGCGCGAGCAGTTCGGCTACTGA